Part of the Pelmatolapia mariae isolate MD_Pm_ZW linkage group LG3_W, Pm_UMD_F_2, whole genome shotgun sequence genome is shown below.
TGGAATGGCAGAGAGGGACAGGGGGAAACTCAACAAACTGGTCAggagggccagctctgtccTGGACTGTCCGCTGAAATCCATCGAGCAGGTTGGGGAGGAGAGGATGCTGTCTAAGCTAACATCCATCATggacaacacctcccaccccctgcatgagactgtaacagcactgagcagctcgttTAGCAGCAGACTTTTACACCCACAGTGTAGGAAGGAGCGCTACCGCAGGTCATTCTTACTAGCAGCTGAATTcccatttattattatatttacaaaataccacagtttttgttttggtcgtatcattttattttgttgtatttatcggcgacaccttaaaggccggtccgtgaaaatattgtctaacattaaaccggtccgtggcgcaaaaaaaggttggggaccactgggtttggtcatttaaaaaaacccattttACTACTGAATTTACTTTATTGGGAATCTCCAACTTTTTGtacaaaaactgaattttgctTAAATTTTCCTCAGTGAACTTTGAAAATTAGAATCAAAATCAGAATGGAAAACTTGTGACGTGGGCTCTCACATGCCTCACTCATTAATCACAGGCATAAATCTTTCCTctagaaaatgagaaataacATTGAGTTTATCAGGAAATAAGGTGAGGGGTAACTTTGTGCTAAACCAAACAAAAGTACATCTGATAACGAGTAGACACCTGGGTGAAGGACAAAATAAGGATAACATGTGAAGTATTTAGAACAAAACTAAAATGTTGgataaattatatataaatatctaATATGCACATGTAAGCATACTATACACATGAACACAGGACATATTAGACTCATGCTACACTAATTTAACCTTTACTTTGACGGACAGGCCACAGACCTTTATGAGTTACCTCTCATCTACATTCTGAACTTTGACCTGATATAAAATAGCCTGTGTGTTTAAAGGTACAACAGTCTGCAGAAACATATCACACAGTATCTCAGCTCACGTAGCACCTGGATTTCTGGCATTCGTAGCACTTCTGGAGTttgataaaggaaaaaaaaaaaaacaggtaagCTCTATTATAATCTAACACTTTTCACTTAAAAATGTCAGCCATAATACAGCTTTACTTGTGTATTATTTTAGCCCTTTACATATCAGTGTCACTGGGGATTTTATACAGCGTAATATACAAAGGTGAACGCAACTACTTGAAACCTGTTTAAAAAAGCATATTCAAACAAGATATTCTGTCAAAACAAATAGCTAATTGGAGGGTGGATGTATGAAGAATTCCAGCCACAGATTATAGAGGGGACTGACAGTGATGACTGTTGGAAAAGTAAAGTCTGATGTACTATATATTTGTATAACCAATTAATGACCACTTTAATAAGCTGCttaaaattcaaattaaaaaaatgctcaTTTTTATTGTATAAAAGGGAATTTTAATGGGAATTTTTACATAAGGTATCTTTTTGTTTTACGTATTGTCAGTTCTTTCCATTGGAAATATCCCAAGAGTCCCAAACCCAGGGACTTTGATTTGTAACATGATGAGTGGCTTCAGAGCCTGTTACTGACATATGTCTGTCTGTTTATATTTATTGGTCTCTGCAGCCATGTGAAACTCAGAAAGCTGAGCAATAGGTTAGAGATTTGAAAGTATCTTATCTGAGTGAAGGGATGAAGAGACTATCTGAAGTACAGTGGTTACTATACAGTGGTTTATTGCGGGAGTtacattctaaaaataaatccacAAAGTAGCCTTCTTTAATTTtgacaattattatagatgttttgaggctgtaaaacccctcattACACACGTTATACGCTTTTCTCAGAGAGGCatcaacattttcacacttttctctctggtttaaacactctcaaagttcaaaccttcgtagaaaaagtccagtattatagaatgaaaccaaagattaaaccctgttttcaggtcaaGAACATGGCGCCTTATAGTCCGAAAAATATGataacttctaccttcctttagcatgtccagaagtccaactttttgtgcgatggttagcatcttcctctgccttttgggtaTTACCGCAGGTGCATTTGACAGTGCAAAACAATTTTTCTACATTGTtatgtttgttggggagaaaacttacaaacatacagtacagcacttcagagttaCGCTGCTAGCGATTGAAGATTTaggtaaatttgacaagctgaatgcTTTCTGTACTGTGCAGGAGACACGATATGgaggagattgattgacaatggtctacagctgatcaggaaaaaaaagcatgcaaaattgcacaaaaaaaatccacaaaacaGCGAGGCCACAAAAGCTGAACCGCGTTATAGTGAGGGacgactgtatataaaaaaggATTGCTTCAGAATTAGTATGATAATATACCTCTACTGGCCAAAGTAAAGAATTCTACTGGTTTGATCTGGGTCTCCTGCAGTGTTGTTTCTACACTGAGAGAACCTGGATGATGCTGGTAAAGTGCTAAAGtggcagacagaaaaagaaacagctacCTGCTGTTGGTAACAAACAGCAGACCAGATCACAATCTAATACAAAGCTAGTAGCAAAGATCATTGGACCCTGAAAGATGTTAAAGCTCAGTGTATCTCAGGCAAAGTTTGATGTTAACATGTTATAAAACCAGTGATGAGCAATGAGGCTTGTAGCACTATTATTGCTGTCAACAATATTCTCGTTAAAGTGACCTCaatgccataaccgcattaacgcagCAAATCTCCCCTAGTGAGTTAACGCGGATCGCCCTGTGCAGTGGCTGCATGGCACTAGTGAGGCCTGTAGCTGTTTTGAAGTTCGTTTGGGGTTTTTCTGACCTCTTGCATGTACTCTTGGAGTCATTATGGTAACCCGGCCACCCCTgtgaaggttcaccactgttccaagttttctccatttgtgaatAATGGCTCTTACTGTGGTTCACTGAGGTCCCacagccttagaaatggctttgtaagcCTTTCCAGACTAATGGATGTCAATGACTTAAATTCGCAGACAAGTTCTGTTCAAACAAAACACTATATAGCGAAAAGTAGTCACATTTTGCAtgaatcattgaattcaggtgttccgaTGACTTCCATTGTCACAGGTGTATCAAATCAAGGACCTagacatgcagactgcttctacaagcATTTGTGGAAGAATCTTAGAAGCTTCGTGAATTCCTTTGGGAAACCGTGATACGAAATTTCCttgctactaaatattccacagtgaGTTGTTAGTGTtatataacaaagtggaagtgataAGGAACAACAGCAGCTGGGAGGCTAGTGGTAGGCCATGTAAAATCACAGACTGGGGTCAATGGATGCTGAGGCGCATATAGCGCAGAGTTcatcaaatatttttattgactATGTGTTACTAGGTAAACTGAGTTGATAATCGGCCCTAGTTAGTTTCTGAACTTTTGCTTATTGACTATaggattaaaataaaaaccagtCTGAAACGTATATATTTTGCCAGTGACTCAGtaacttttaaacttttaatgtaTTAGTGTTCACTGAGGTTACAAGTCTGATTCTTTGTTTCTGTCTATTGTTTCTTCCAGGAAATGTCCGGTCTTTCCATCCCTCTGTTTCTGACAGTGCTCTGTCTGCTTCTCAGGCCCCCTCCATGTAGCAGCAGCAACATTCTGGTAGTCCCTGTTGATGGTAGCCACTGGATAAACATGAAAATTATCCTTGAACAGTTACACTCCAGGGGCCACAACATCACAGTTCTGCGCTCTGCAAAGAGCTGGTACATCCCTAATAACTCTTCCATTTATACTTCTATTAATATAAGCATGCTGGAGCATGAGGCAGACATTAACTACTACAACAAAATGTTACAAGATGTTATGGAATGTCGCACTTATCCTACATTTATACGCACGTTCTGCCAACAGTACTTGATCACGTCCGTGTTAGATCAGGGTCACAAGATCTTGGCCAGATCAGTTGCTACAATAATAGAAGACACAGTATTTATTCAGAAGCTACAGGATACCAAGTTTGACTTAATGTTAACTGACCCTGGTCTGACAATAGGGGTACTTCTTGGAAGTTACCTCAAGCTGCCTATGGTTTTTAATGTGCGCTGGATAAATACTGGAGAAGGTCATTTCACCATAGCTCCCTCTCCTATCTCATATGTCCCTGTGCCAGGAAGTGAGCTCCATGATCAGATGGACTTTCTGGAAAGAACCAAAAATATGCTGCATTATCTTTATAATGTCATTGAACAGCACTTTATCATGAATCCTGCCTACTCAGACCTGCTCCAACGACATTTCCCTCCTGGTACTGATTTGCTGTCTTTACAGCGTAGAGCTGATATCTGGCTGTTCAGGGCAGATTTTGTCTTTGAGTTCCCTCGGCCCACAATGCCTAATATAGTATATGTAGGGGGCTTCCACTGCAACAAGGCCCAACCCCTTCCTGCTGAGTTGGAAGCATTCATGCAAAGCTCCGGAGATCACGGTGTGGTTGTCATGTCTCTGGGGACATTGATATCAGTCTTACCTCGCAAGGTCACAGAGGCCATCGCTGCTGCTTTTGCTGAGCTCCCTCAGAAGGTGATTTGGCGTTTTGTGGGTGAAAAACCTTCATCTCTTGGAAACAACACCCTGCTGTTGGAGTGGCTACCTCAGAATGACCTCCTGGGACACCCCAAGACTCGTGCCTTTGTGGCCCATGGAGGCACCAATGGCATGTATGAAGCCATCTACCACAGTGTTCCTGTTGTGGGCCTCCCACTCCTCTTTGACCAGTTTGACAACTTACTCCGGCTGAAGGTCCGTGGTGCAGCTCGGGTTGTAGAGGCCTACTCACTGACCAAAGAAGACTTCCTGGGCGCTCTCAAGGATGTTCTTGAGAATCCCTCTTTCCACAATAACATGCAGCATCTGTCCCAGCTACACCGTGACAAGCCAATGACTCCAATGGACACTGCCATCTTTTGGATTGAATATGTCATCAGGAACAAAGGAGCACCTCACCTACAGTCAGCAGGTTTTCATCTGCCTTGGTATTCCTACTTCTGCCTGGATGTGGCTGCTTTAATCATAGCCATAACTGGAATTTTCATCTGGGCTTTGGTCTTTGTCTGTAGGCTCCTCTGCTGCCGGAGGtcaaagagaaaaatgaaaccAGAGTAAATGAGCCAAACATGATTCAGTCTTTGCAAAGTTTAGTTTAGCAGAGTCAATGTCACATGATTAGTCTTTACAATAATTTCTCCCTTAATTTTTGCTCTAAAGAAGATGTAAATCATTGCAATTAGAACTGCATTTGCTAGAGATTTCGAAAAAGTTACCCCAAAAGAGATTTGTCATTCAGGGGGAATACTTTTACTTCATATAGGCATCATATAGTACAACATGGTTTTTGATATGATATCGAAGGTCAGGAAATTTGTGTTAGgttcattatttgtttgttgtAATAATGCTTCTTGGTTGATTGGCAGAGAAGATTCAACCCATAAGCTCAACTCTGCTGCTAAACCTCCAAATGCAttaaggggaaataaacagCCTTTCCAACACATACGATATATTGACAGGAAGCATCGTTATGACAATTAAATAACTGACTAAACACaaatttctttactttttgtgTTAAGTTTATTACTATTAGCTACAAATGTGCTTTAACTGTCTGAAATAAGCTGTTTGAGGTCCCTTTCACTCCCTTTAGTCCAAAttcattctgattggctgcccctcataaacAGAGGGTTTAAACAATAAATGGGAGGAAGGAAGTTTTTTGGCTCATTGGAATTAAGTGCACATGCTGTCCTGATTATTTGATGGgttggccatgtttaatatgaccAGCCAGCACTGACTACAAGGAAAGCAAACGAGATGAACTTTTTTGGCTTTTTGACATAGTTTTAGGGTGAAGGTTAAACAATAGGTGTGAGAGTGTTACATGTGGCATAAACTGCAGTTGGTGTTAAACTGATATTCTTTCTTTGACTCACAGCTCAGACAAATGCAAGCACAGGCATGATTTCAGATTCAGGATGAGTTACGCTATCATTATATCTAAGACTCACTTCAAATAAGCAAGTCGCTGACACTAAATGTTTCAGATTACTCAGGAAATTACCTGACATTTTTATTGCAGTCTGACACTAATATCATAAAACTGTTCTTTAACACTTTATGGGTCTCTATTGTACAGAGGAGATTCTtcagggaaaaagaaaaagcagaattgTATAAAGTGGCATTTGAAATGGCTTGTTATTGTTTGCAAAATGGCTAAACACACCAGTATGTCCAGAGTACATAATGCAATTTGTAAGTGACCACCTGCCCCATGCAAACATGTTTGCTGAGGAGCCGAAAAATCAAGCAACTGTGTTTGTTTCACAGCTATGCTCCCTGAAAGACTCATAAGTCCATGTCAATATaatgtcatctttttttctgtaacatTAAGAGTGTAGTCACTTTACCTTTGCAAATATATGTCTTTAGCACATGTAACCTGcttaattttacaattttggggTGTTTTGTGATGGGAATCAGCCTCACCTTAACTCtttggggtccagggtataattgaaagtttttgactacttttgaatTTACCTATATATTTCACCATTAAAAGCTGTTTACCTTGCCTTCTTTGgtgtcattcttttcagcacaacctgtGTTGTCTGAATTTatggttattttttcattttgacctATTGTAttagcacaattgatctaaattcagaaaaaaaaacataaaatcgaagtagaaaaagttatatttttttactgtaaaaaccacaaacatgtttaatgaatcgtTTTCATAAATTGAAAGGCAAGTAgaaattgtaaattttaaaacttaTGTACACATTTGGGAAACAACAAAGTTACATGAAGCTATTTAACTAAAAATGCAAACAAGGCCTAAGGCGTTTTTTATAC
Proteins encoded:
- the LOC134619754 gene encoding UDP-glucuronosyltransferase 2C1-like; the protein is MSGLSIPLFLTVLCLLLRPPPCSSSNILVVPVDGSHWINMKIILEQLHSRGHNITVLRSAKSWYIPNNSSIYTSINISMLEHEADINYYNKMLQDVMECRTYPTFIRTFCQQYLITSVLDQGHKILARSVATIIEDTVFIQKLQDTKFDLMLTDPGLTIGVLLGSYLKLPMVFNVRWINTGEGHFTIAPSPISYVPVPGSELHDQMDFLERTKNMLHYLYNVIEQHFIMNPAYSDLLQRHFPPGTDLLSLQRRADIWLFRADFVFEFPRPTMPNIVYVGGFHCNKAQPLPAELEAFMQSSGDHGVVVMSLGTLISVLPRKVTEAIAAAFAELPQKVIWRFVGEKPSSLGNNTLLLEWLPQNDLLGHPKTRAFVAHGGTNGMYEAIYHSVPVVGLPLLFDQFDNLLRLKVRGAARVVEAYSLTKEDFLGALKDVLENPSFHNNMQHLSQLHRDKPMTPMDTAIFWIEYVIRNKGAPHLQSAGFHLPWYSYFCLDVAALIIAITGIFIWALVFVCRLLCCRRSKRKMKPE